CGTTCAGCTGGGCGCCCGCATTCATCTCCACCACCTGGTAATGAACGTTGCCGTTGACCCGCGCGCTCGGGGTCAGCTCGACCTTCTCGGTGGCATGCACGTCGCCGTCCAGGCGGCCACTGATGACCACCACCTGGGCGCGGATCTCGCCCTCGATCACGCCATGCTCGGCGACCGTCAGGGTCGCGCCGCTGGCGCCTTCGGCGGCGATCACCTTGCCGTGGATGCGGCCTTCCACGTACAGGCCACCACTGAATTC
This genomic window from Stenotrophomonas maltophilia contains:
- a CDS encoding bactofilin family protein; translation: MFGSSKSNREGQLVVDALIGNQVVIRGDVEFSGGLYVEGRIHGKVIAAEGASGATLTVAEHGVIEGEIRAQVVVISGRLDGDVHATEKVELTPSARVNGNVHYQVVEMNAGAQLNGRLIHANAPMAALPAPEGDDANGGKGDTAARRKLAEAMA